The DNA window TCTTCGGCGTCCATGATGCCCTTGATGATCAGCTTGCCGCCCCAGCGCTTTTTGATCCACTCCACATCGCCCCAGTTCAGCTCGGGGTCAAACTGCTCGGCCGTCCACGACGCCAGCGAAGACATGTCGCCCACGCCCTTGGCATGGCCGACGATGTTGCCGAAGCTGCGGCGTTTGGTGCCCAGCATGCCCAGGCACCAGCGCGGCTTGGTCGCCAGGTTGATGAGGTTGGACAACGTGGGCTTGGGGGGCGACGACAGGCCGTTCTTGATGTCTTTGTGGCGCTGGCCGAGGATTTGCAGATCGAGCGTGAGCTGCAGCGCCGAGCAGCCGGCGGCCTTGGCGCGGTCGATCAGGCGCTCGATGTAATCGCGGTCGCGCATCACATACAGCTGGAACCAGAAACCCGGGCCGGCATGCTCGGCCACGTCTTCGATGGAGCAGATGCTCATGGTCGAGAGTGTGAAGGGCACGCCAAAATCACGCGCCGCACGCGCGGCCAAGATTTCGCCGTCGGCATGCTGCATGCCGGTCAGGCCCGTGGGCGCGAGCGCCACGGGCATGGCCACGTCCTGGCCCACCATGGTGGTGCGCGTGGTGCGGCCCGTCATGTTCACGGCCACGCGCTGGCGCAGCTTGATTTTTTGGAAGTCGTCTTCGTTGGCGCGGTAGGTGCTTTCTGTCCACGAGCCCGAGTCGCAGTAGTCATAGAACATGCGTGGCACGCGGCGCTGGTAGACGCGGTGCAGGTCTTCGATGCAGGTGATGGTGGACAGGTCGGACACGCGGCGCTCCTCGGAGGGTTTCGGGGGAAAGTGTGCCGGGATGTTAGCCACAGCGCCCGGCTGCGGCCATCAAAATAATTTGCGTGGCCATGCAACAAATTCAAAACCGGCTCGGCTGCGCCCCTGGAGTGGATGGCAAAACACAGGATAAAAATAGCCTCTAACGCTTATCCATCAAGCGCTAACAGCTCTATTTTCAATAGCAATCAAAGGTCTGATGGCACGCTGTCCTGCACATCGTCCGGGTCCACATACTCGGGCTCGGCGCCCTGCCCCGCGTAGCAGCGCACCTGCATGCGCCCCGCGCGCTTGGCGGCGTACATGGCGGTGTCGGCGTGGCGCGCCAGCACATCGTAGCTGTCGCCATGCTGGGGAAACAGGGCCAGGCCCCCGCTCACGCCGATGTGCAGCTCTTGCCCCTGCAACACAAACGGTTGCTGCGCAACCGCCAGCACCTTGCGCACTACCGTGCGGATCTGCGCCGGGGTGGCCAGGGCAGGCAGCAGCACCACAAATTCATCGCCCCCCTGGCGGCACACGGTATCGGACTGGCGCATGGCGGCCGTCAGGCGGCAGGCAAACTCCACCAGCAACTGGTCGCCAGCGTCGTGGCCCAGGGTGTCGTTGACCTGCTTGAAGCCGTCCAGGTCCAGGTACATCACCGCCAGACCCTTGCCGTCGCGGCGGGCCACGGCCAGGGCGTGCTGGGCGCGGTCCTGCAACAGCACACGGTTGGGCAGATCGGTCAGGGGGTCGTACTGCGCCAGACGTGCCATGCGCTCGGCCATGGCCATGGTTTCAGTCACGTCGTGCAGCACCATCACCGCACCGGTCAGCTGGCGTTGGCGGTCGATGATGGGGCTGGCCGACTCTTCCACCTCAAAGCGCTGGCCATCCTTGCGGCGCAGCACCACGCCGCGCGTGGGACCGCAGGCGGCTTGTGTGGCCAGCGCCACACGCAAGGGGCTGGGCTGGGTTTGCTGGCCGTTGGACAGGTACAAGGGGGCGACCTCGTCCACATCGCGCCCGGCGGCATCAAAGGCCTGCCAACCCGTCATGCGCCGCGCCACCGGGTTGAGGTAGGTGACAAGGCCCTGGGCATCGGTGCAGATCACGGCATCGCCAATGGAGTGCAGCGTCAGGCGCATCAGTTCCTTTTCCTGGAACAGTTCGTCTTCCATGCGTTTGCGCTCGGTGATGTCGGTCATCTGCACAAAAATGCCACGCACCGGGCCGTGGTCGCCATCGCGGTCGGGGGTATGGGAAATGACGGTGTGCCGCAACTGTCCCGAGGCGTCGGTAACGGTCCGTTCAAACAACTGCGGATGGCCTTGCAATGCCTGCTCTACATAAGGTCTCACGAAGGCATAGTCCTTCTCTCCCAGCACTTCCCGGGCCGTGAGGCCACGCAGTTCCTCGGGCGTGCGGCCATACAGGGCGCTGCTGGTTTTGTTGACAAAGCGGTTGCGTTGATCGACGTCCCAGTAGCTGACCATGGAAGGCAGGTTGTCCAGAATGGTGTGCAGGTAATGCTCGGCCTGCTGCAGGCGGCCGGCCACTTGCTGGCGCTGGGCCAGTTCGCGGGTAAACAGAATGGCCAAGCCCACGCAACTGGCCATGAGCACCAGGGCAAACACAGCCAACTGCAGGGCATTCGTCCGCCAGTGGGCCAGCATGGCCTGGGTCGACTGGGCGACATTGACCACCAGGGGGTACGGCCCCACATGCTGGAAACTATAAAAGCGCTCAACCTTGTCAAGGCTTGCCACTCCCATAAAACTGCCCGTACGGCCCGCCAGAATACGGCGCATATTCTCCGTGCCCGCCAAGGACTTTCCTACGTCGGCATCGCCATAGGGGTAGCGGCTCACGATGATGCCGTTGTCGAGAATGAGGTTGACGCCGCTGCTGGGCCCCAGGTTCAAAGAGGAAAAGAGCTCGTTGAAATAGCTCAGACTGATGGAGCTGACCACCAC is part of the Simplicispira sp. 125 genome and encodes:
- a CDS encoding diguanylate cyclase; the encoded protein is MKSMRHFFSQRLIWLALLLSMGIGAMVARTIWTMRSDEWDFAARTNSNLVTALEQSIGWTLRVMDQSLLDVTSKLEQPGIMELPHELRHQLLFDRPLRVVGLMDVYVIDSRGDIIMDSSSLQARKANYADRDYFLTLMAGTKKGLVIGRPVMGRVTQSWMLPMARSYRGDDGQVAGVVVSSISLSYFNELFSSLNLGPSSGVNLILDNGIIVSRYPYGDADVGKSLAGTENMRRILAGRTGSFMGVASLDKVERFYSFQHVGPYPLVVNVAQSTQAMLAHWRTNALQLAVFALVLMASCVGLAILFTRELAQRQQVAGRLQQAEHYLHTILDNLPSMVSYWDVDQRNRFVNKTSSALYGRTPEELRGLTAREVLGEKDYAFVRPYVEQALQGHPQLFERTVTDASGQLRHTVISHTPDRDGDHGPVRGIFVQMTDITERKRMEDELFQEKELMRLTLHSIGDAVICTDAQGLVTYLNPVARRMTGWQAFDAAGRDVDEVAPLYLSNGQQTQPSPLRVALATQAACGPTRGVVLRRKDGQRFEVEESASPIIDRQRQLTGAVMVLHDVTETMAMAERMARLAQYDPLTDLPNRVLLQDRAQHALAVARRDGKGLAVMYLDLDGFKQVNDTLGHDAGDQLLVEFACRLTAAMRQSDTVCRQGGDEFVVLLPALATPAQIRTVVRKVLAVAQQPFVLQGQELHIGVSGGLALFPQHGDSYDVLARHADTAMYAAKRAGRMQVRCYAGQGAEPEYVDPDDVQDSVPSDL
- a CDS encoding alpha-hydroxy acid oxidase, whose translation is MSDLSTITCIEDLHRVYQRRVPRMFYDYCDSGSWTESTYRANEDDFQKIKLRQRVAVNMTGRTTRTTMVGQDVAMPVALAPTGLTGMQHADGEILAARAARDFGVPFTLSTMSICSIEDVAEHAGPGFWFQLYVMRDRDYIERLIDRAKAAGCSALQLTLDLQILGQRHKDIKNGLSSPPKPTLSNLINLATKPRWCLGMLGTKRRSFGNIVGHAKGVGDMSSLASWTAEQFDPELNWGDVEWIKKRWGGKLIIKGIMDAEDARLAANSGADALIVSNHGGRQLDGAPSSITALPSIAQAVGKDIEVWMDGGIRSGQDVLKARALGAQGTLIGRAFLYGLGAYGELGVTRALEIIRKELDLTMAFCGRTDINTVDESILLPGTYPR